A portion of the Pseudomonas synxantha BG33R genome contains these proteins:
- a CDS encoding DinB family protein: MNRIEHIGLMAHYNQWMNRKVYAAAGTLTDAELTVDRQAFFGSILGTLNHLTLGDTVWLKRFAEHPAGFRALAPLSDIPTPVDLKQLAFANLSELSAHRAWLDQLIIDWANTLQESDLDQRLRYHNMRGVAGEKPFFGLLVHFFNHQTHHRGQVTTLLTQAGVDVGTTDLLALID; encoded by the coding sequence GTGAACCGTATCGAGCATATTGGGTTGATGGCCCACTACAATCAATGGATGAACCGTAAGGTCTACGCCGCCGCCGGCACCTTGACCGACGCGGAGTTGACAGTGGATCGCCAGGCGTTTTTCGGCTCGATCCTCGGCACCTTGAACCACCTGACGCTGGGCGACACAGTCTGGCTCAAGCGCTTTGCCGAACATCCGGCGGGCTTTCGCGCGTTGGCACCGTTGAGTGACATCCCTACACCGGTGGATCTCAAGCAATTGGCCTTTGCCAACTTGAGTGAACTGTCAGCCCATCGCGCCTGGCTGGATCAATTGATCATTGATTGGGCCAACACGCTGCAGGAGTCTGATCTGGACCAGCGCCTGCGCTACCACAACATGCGCGGCGTGGCAGGTGAGAAGCCCTTCTTCGGCCTGCTGGTGCACTTTTTCAACCACCAGACCCACCACCGGGGCCAGGTGACAACACTGCTGACCCAGGCTGGCGTGGACGTAGGTACTACCGACCTGCTGGCACTGATTGACTGA
- a CDS encoding tellurite resistance TerB family protein translates to MNTSDLLEQLWRAGQQSGGASGGGLGGLLGGLLKNAGTGNASAGGGLGGLLGGLGGLGGLLGGAPAGGTTQTRSSGGMNYAALASLGMAAFQAYQAWQRQQATAPQQAIQTVDQLEGPEAEAHSHGVLRAMIAAAKADGRIDEQEKKMISTEIGRHTDDPQLQQWLDAEVAKPLDAADFAEYAKDPAIASEIYLASVLLVNDQQDAERNYLDDLAGQLQIDPQLQVHLEQQAKA, encoded by the coding sequence ATGAATACCAGCGATCTACTGGAACAACTGTGGCGAGCAGGGCAGCAAAGCGGCGGCGCTTCGGGCGGCGGCCTGGGCGGATTGCTTGGAGGTTTGTTGAAAAACGCCGGTACCGGCAATGCATCAGCCGGTGGCGGCTTGGGTGGTTTACTGGGTGGCCTGGGTGGCCTGGGTGGCTTGTTGGGCGGCGCTCCGGCAGGCGGCACGACCCAGACGCGTAGCAGCGGCGGAATGAATTACGCGGCGCTGGCATCTCTCGGCATGGCCGCATTCCAGGCGTATCAAGCGTGGCAACGTCAGCAGGCGACTGCGCCGCAGCAAGCCATCCAGACCGTTGACCAGCTTGAAGGGCCTGAAGCCGAAGCCCATAGCCACGGCGTACTGCGTGCAATGATCGCAGCAGCCAAGGCGGACGGCAGGATCGATGAGCAAGAGAAAAAGATGATCTCTACCGAGATCGGCCGTCATACCGACGATCCACAACTGCAGCAGTGGCTCGACGCCGAAGTCGCCAAGCCACTGGATGCCGCAGATTTCGCTGAATATGCCAAGGACCCAGCAATCGCTTCGGAGATTTACCTGGCCAGCGTCCTGCTGGTCAATGATCAGCAGGACGCCGAGCGCAACTACCTGGACGATCTGGCCGGGCAGCTGCAAATCGACCCGCAGTTGCAGGTCCACCTGGAGCAACAGGCCAAGGCCTAG
- a CDS encoding DUF2493 domain-containing protein, whose amino-acid sequence MRVLICAGRHYADTKKSRHVLDAYHRLHPVQVLIHGGNQFLGSEIEEWAREIGIDVVRYPPNWQRHGKQAERQRNHFMLADSRPDLIIALPGGDDTSELVCQAKASGISVLTVES is encoded by the coding sequence ATGCGCGTCTTGATCTGTGCAGGTCGTCATTACGCCGACACCAAAAAGTCCCGCCACGTGCTGGACGCTTACCACCGCCTGCACCCAGTGCAGGTGTTGATCCACGGCGGCAACCAGTTCCTCGGCAGCGAGATCGAGGAATGGGCGCGGGAAATCGGTATCGACGTGGTGCGCTACCCACCCAATTGGCAGCGCCACGGCAAGCAGGCGGAACGCCAGCGCAACCACTTCATGCTGGCCGACAGCCGCCCCGACCTGATCATCGCCCTGCCCGGCGGTGACGATACCTCGGAGCTGGTCTGCCAGGCCAAAGCCAGCGGCATTTCGGTGCTGACCGTAGAAAGCTGA
- the mgtA gene encoding magnesium-translocating P-type ATPase, with the protein MSAVKNTPLHKKNGTAADTKLSMRAAREAQNGLAATLANVRATQDGLTELDASARLQREGYNEVAHDKPPHAIVQFLQALNNPFIYVLLTLAGISFVTDYWLPLQAGEEVDLTKVIIIMTMVLLSSLLRFWQEHRSAKSAEALKAMVRTTATVLRREQVGAQPTLREVPMRDLVAGDIVQLSAGDMIPADIRLIESRDLFISQAVLTGEALPVEKYDTLGDVTQKSASNLAADQGNLLDLPNICFMGTNVVSGRAKAVVVATGPRTYFGSLAKAIVGSRVQTAFDRGVNSVSWLLIRFMLVMVPIVFFLNGFSKGDWGDAFLFALAVAVGLTPEMLPMIVSANLAKGATAMAKRKVVVKRLNAIQNFGSMDVLCTDKTGTLTQDKIILEHHVNAFGQRDDAVLSLAWLNSFHQSGMKNLMDQAVVQFSAQNPKFQMPFAYSKVDELPFDFVRRRLSIVVKDAADDQLLVCKGAVEEMLSISTHTLEDGAAVPLDDRRREALLAIANDYNEDGFRVLVVATRHIPKALARQQYTTADERNLVIQGFLTFLDPPKETAGPAIAALQQIGVAVKVLTGDNAVVTSKICRQVGLEPGQPLLGVEIEAMDDATLLRRVEERTVFAKLTPLQKSRVLKALQANGHTVGFLGDGINDAPALRDADVGISVDSGTDIAKESADIILLEKSLMVLEEGVLKGRETFGNIMKYLNMTASSNFGNVFSVLVASAFIPFMPMLAIHLLLQNLMYDISQLALPWDKMDKEYLAKPRKWDAKNIGRFMIWIGPTSSIFDITTFALMWYVFSANNVEMQTLFQSGWFIEGLLSQTLVVHMLRTRKIPFFQSTAAWPVLMMTCIVIALGIYVPFSPLGTLVGLQPLPMAYFPWLVGTLLAYCCVAQLMKTIYIRRFKQWY; encoded by the coding sequence ATGAGCGCCGTAAAAAACACGCCTCTGCACAAGAAAAATGGCACCGCTGCCGACACCAAGCTGTCGATGCGCGCCGCCCGTGAAGCCCAGAATGGGCTGGCGGCCACCCTCGCCAATGTACGAGCCACCCAGGACGGTCTGACCGAACTGGACGCCTCGGCCCGCCTGCAACGGGAAGGCTATAACGAAGTCGCCCATGACAAGCCGCCACACGCCATCGTCCAGTTCCTGCAGGCACTGAACAACCCGTTCATCTACGTGCTGTTGACCCTGGCCGGCATCAGCTTTGTCACCGACTATTGGTTGCCACTGCAGGCAGGTGAAGAAGTCGATCTGACCAAAGTCATCATCATCATGACCATGGTGTTGCTCAGCAGCCTGCTGCGCTTCTGGCAGGAACACCGTTCGGCCAAATCCGCCGAGGCCCTGAAGGCGATGGTACGCACTACCGCCACCGTGCTACGTCGCGAACAGGTCGGCGCCCAGCCCACCTTGCGCGAAGTGCCGATGCGCGATCTGGTGGCCGGCGATATCGTGCAGTTGTCGGCAGGCGACATGATCCCCGCCGACATCCGCCTGATCGAGTCCCGCGACCTGTTTATCAGCCAGGCCGTGCTGACCGGTGAAGCCTTGCCGGTGGAGAAGTACGACACCCTGGGCGATGTCACGCAAAAATCCGCCTCCAACCTCGCCGCCGACCAAGGCAATCTACTGGACCTGCCGAACATCTGCTTCATGGGCACCAACGTGGTGAGCGGCCGCGCCAAGGCGGTGGTGGTGGCTACCGGACCGCGCACTTACTTCGGCTCCCTGGCCAAGGCGATTGTCGGCTCGCGGGTGCAAACCGCCTTCGACCGTGGCGTGAACAGTGTCAGTTGGCTGCTGATCCGCTTCATGTTGGTGATGGTGCCGATCGTGTTCTTCCTCAATGGCTTCTCCAAGGGGGACTGGGGCGATGCCTTCCTGTTTGCCCTGGCGGTGGCCGTCGGCCTGACCCCGGAAATGCTGCCGATGATCGTCAGTGCCAACCTGGCCAAAGGCGCTACAGCCATGGCCAAGCGCAAAGTGGTGGTCAAGCGCCTCAACGCGATCCAGAACTTCGGTTCAATGGATGTGCTGTGCACCGACAAGACCGGCACCCTGACCCAGGACAAGATCATCCTTGAGCATCACGTCAACGCCTTCGGCCAGCGCGACGACGCGGTGCTGTCCCTGGCCTGGCTCAACAGCTTTCACCAGAGCGGCATGAAGAACCTGATGGACCAGGCCGTGGTGCAGTTCTCGGCGCAAAACCCCAAGTTCCAGATGCCATTTGCCTACAGCAAGGTCGATGAATTGCCCTTCGACTTTGTACGCCGTCGCCTGTCGATCGTGGTCAAGGATGCCGCCGATGACCAGTTGCTGGTGTGCAAAGGGGCCGTGGAAGAGATGCTGAGCATCTCGACCCACACCCTGGAAGACGGCGCCGCCGTGCCTCTGGACGATCGCCGTCGCGAGGCACTGCTGGCGATTGCCAACGACTACAACGAAGACGGTTTCCGGGTACTGGTGGTCGCAACCCGCCATATCCCCAAGGCATTGGCGCGTCAGCAATACACCACTGCCGATGAACGCAACCTGGTGATCCAGGGCTTCCTGACCTTCCTCGACCCGCCGAAGGAAACCGCGGGCCCGGCAATTGCCGCGCTGCAACAGATTGGCGTGGCGGTCAAAGTGTTGACCGGCGACAACGCGGTGGTCACCAGCAAGATCTGCCGCCAGGTTGGCCTCGAACCCGGCCAGCCGCTGCTGGGCGTGGAAATCGAAGCCATGGACGACGCCACCCTGCTGCGCCGCGTGGAAGAACGCACGGTGTTCGCCAAGCTGACGCCACTGCAAAAATCCCGTGTGCTCAAGGCGCTGCAAGCCAACGGCCATACGGTGGGCTTTCTCGGCGACGGCATCAACGATGCACCGGCGCTACGGGATGCCGACGTGGGTATTTCGGTGGACAGCGGCACGGATATCGCCAAGGAGTCGGCCGACATCATCCTGCTGGAAAAGAGCTTGATGGTGCTGGAAGAAGGCGTGCTCAAGGGCCGCGAAACCTTCGGCAATATCATGAAGTACCTGAACATGACCGCCAGCTCCAACTTCGGCAACGTGTTCTCGGTGCTGGTAGCCAGTGCGTTCATTCCGTTCATGCCGATGCTGGCGATCCACCTGTTGCTGCAGAACCTGATGTACGACATCTCCCAACTGGCTCTGCCGTGGGACAAGATGGACAAGGAATACCTCGCCAAACCGCGCAAGTGGGATGCGAAAAACATCGGCCGCTTCATGATCTGGATCGGGCCGACCTCATCAATCTTCGACATCACCACCTTTGCCCTGATGTGGTACGTGTTCTCGGCCAACAATGTGGAAATGCAGACGCTGTTCCAATCAGGTTGGTTTATCGAAGGGCTGCTCTCGCAAACCCTGGTGGTGCATATGCTGCGCACCCGCAAGATTCCGTTCTTCCAGAGCACGGCCGCCTGGCCGGTGTTGATGATGACCTGCATCGTGATCGCCCTGGGCATCTACGTGCCGTTCTCGCCGCTGGGCACCCTGGTGGGTCTGCAACCGCTGCCGATGGCGTACTTCCCATGGTTGGTAGGCACCCTGCTGGCTTACTGCTGCGTCGCTCAACTGATGAAAACGATCTACATCCGCCGCTTCAAGCAGTGGTACTGA
- a CDS encoding LysE family transporter — translation MLSIFVYALVFGFVFCLSPGAVLAETLRRGLLHGFTPALMVQFGSLVGDAVWAVIGLTGIALLIQHDAVRVPLTIVCALYLAWLGIRSLIDAWQLPATDNVPASSGKNALAVGAAISLANPKNIVYWGALGSALSGIVGATPSQGQTLTFFAGFMLASVLSCFLTAALVNLLRKNASPTWQRVSYAACGLVLIYLAILAAQGI, via the coding sequence ATGCTGTCGATCTTTGTCTATGCGCTGGTATTCGGTTTTGTGTTTTGCCTGTCTCCTGGCGCGGTGCTGGCAGAGACTTTGCGTCGCGGCTTGCTCCATGGTTTCACACCGGCCCTGATGGTGCAGTTTGGTTCCCTCGTAGGCGATGCCGTCTGGGCGGTGATCGGCCTCACCGGTATCGCACTGCTGATTCAGCATGATGCGGTGCGAGTGCCACTGACGATCGTCTGTGCGCTGTACCTGGCCTGGCTGGGCATCCGCAGCCTGATTGATGCCTGGCAGTTACCCGCAACCGACAACGTCCCTGCCAGCTCAGGCAAAAATGCGTTGGCCGTAGGCGCGGCGATCTCTCTGGCCAACCCGAAGAATATTGTCTACTGGGGCGCCCTGGGCAGCGCCCTGTCGGGCATCGTCGGCGCAACCCCCAGCCAGGGGCAGACCCTGACGTTTTTTGCCGGATTCATGCTGGCGTCGGTGCTCTCGTGTTTTCTCACCGCCGCGTTGGTGAATCTGCTGCGCAAGAACGCATCACCGACCTGGCAACGCGTGAGTTATGCAGCGTGCGGTTTAGTATTGATCTATCTGGCGATACTCGCCGCGCAAGGTATATAA
- a CDS encoding arsenate reductase ArsC produces MKVLFMCTANSCRSILSEAMFNHMAPEGFEAISSGSFPKGQVLPRSLSTLQAAGISTEGLYSKGNDAFEVSPPDVVITVCDKAAGEACPVYFGPALKAHWGLADPSEVQGDEAQVDTAFKATLDIIAARCEAFFALPFAHLSPDELKAELERIASMWEGACSR; encoded by the coding sequence ATGAAAGTGCTGTTCATGTGTACCGCCAACAGTTGCCGTAGCATCTTGTCCGAAGCGATGTTCAATCACATGGCGCCTGAGGGCTTCGAAGCGATCAGCTCCGGTAGTTTCCCCAAGGGCCAGGTTTTGCCCCGCAGCCTGAGCACGCTGCAGGCAGCCGGCATCAGCACCGAAGGTTTGTACAGCAAGGGCAATGACGCCTTTGAAGTCAGCCCGCCGGATGTGGTCATCACGGTGTGCGATAAAGCAGCCGGTGAAGCGTGCCCGGTGTATTTCGGCCCGGCGCTGAAGGCGCATTGGGGCTTGGCAGACCCTTCCGAGGTGCAGGGTGATGAGGCGCAAGTAGACACTGCATTCAAGGCCACCCTCGACATTATCGCCGCACGCTGCGAAGCGTTTTTTGCGCTGCCCTTTGCACATTTATCGCCGGATGAATTGAAGGCTGAACTTGAGCGTATAGCCTCAATGTGGGAGGGGGCTTGCTCCCGATAG
- a CDS encoding arsenic transporter has product MLVAIAIFLVTIVLVIWQPKGLGVGWSASLGAMLALGCGVISLADIPVVWHIIWNATGTFVALIIISLLLDEAGFFAWTALHVARWGRGRGRRLFAYMVLLGALVSALFANDGAALILTPIVMSMLLALRFSPAATLAFVMGAGFIADTASLPLVVSNLVNIVSADYFKIGFNEYAAVMVPVNLVSVAATLAVLLWFFRRDIPQTYDPADLEEPASAIHDPATFRAGWWVLGILLIGCFALEPLGIPISAISAVCAVLLLVIAAKGHKISTRKVLKEAPWQIVIFSLGMYLVVYGLRNAGLTDYLATWLDTFATYGVWGAAMGTGVLTALLSSAMNNLPTVLIGALSIESSHAVGVVKDAMIYANVIGSDLGPKITPIGSLATLLWLHILARKGITITWGYYFKVGIVLTLPVLLITLAALALRLSV; this is encoded by the coding sequence ATGCTTGTCGCAATTGCGATTTTCCTCGTCACCATCGTACTGGTCATCTGGCAGCCCAAGGGCCTTGGCGTGGGTTGGAGTGCCAGCCTGGGCGCAATGCTGGCCCTGGGTTGCGGGGTGATCAGCCTGGCGGACATCCCGGTGGTGTGGCACATCATCTGGAATGCCACCGGTACCTTCGTCGCGCTGATCATCATCAGCCTGTTGCTGGACGAAGCCGGCTTCTTTGCCTGGACCGCCCTGCATGTGGCGCGTTGGGGCCGTGGCCGCGGACGGCGGTTGTTTGCCTATATGGTGCTGCTCGGTGCGCTGGTGTCGGCGCTGTTCGCCAATGACGGTGCGGCGTTGATTCTCACGCCCATCGTGATGTCGATGCTGCTGGCCCTGCGTTTTTCACCGGCGGCGACCCTGGCATTCGTCATGGGCGCCGGGTTTATCGCCGATACGGCGAGCCTGCCATTGGTGGTGTCGAACCTGGTAAACATCGTCTCGGCGGACTACTTCAAGATCGGCTTCAACGAATATGCCGCCGTGATGGTGCCGGTGAACCTGGTCAGTGTGGCCGCAACCCTGGCAGTGCTGTTGTGGTTTTTTCGCCGGGACATTCCCCAGACCTACGACCCGGCCGACCTGGAAGAGCCCGCCAGTGCCATCCATGACCCCGCGACGTTCCGCGCCGGTTGGTGGGTACTGGGTATTCTGCTCATCGGCTGTTTCGCCCTGGAACCGCTGGGCATTCCCATCAGTGCGATTTCCGCCGTCTGCGCCGTACTGCTGCTGGTGATTGCCGCCAAGGGCCACAAGATTTCCACACGTAAAGTCCTCAAGGAAGCGCCCTGGCAGATCGTGATCTTTTCCCTGGGCATGTACCTGGTGGTGTATGGGCTGCGTAACGCCGGCCTGACCGACTACCTGGCGACCTGGCTCGACACTTTCGCCACCTATGGTGTGTGGGGCGCGGCTATGGGCACCGGGGTGCTGACGGCACTGCTCTCATCGGCGATGAATAACCTGCCGACGGTGCTGATCGGCGCACTCTCCATCGAGTCCAGCCATGCTGTGGGCGTGGTCAAGGACGCAATGATCTACGCCAATGTGATCGGCAGCGACCTGGGCCCAAAAATCACCCCCATAGGCAGTTTGGCCACCTTGCTGTGGCTGCATATCCTGGCACGCAAAGGCATCACTATCACTTGGGGTTACTACTTCAAGGTCGGGATCGTGCTGACTTTGCCGGTGCTGTTGATCACCCTCGCTGCCCTCGCCTTGCGCCTGAGCGTTTAA